In Dehalococcoidia bacterium, one DNA window encodes the following:
- the ribH gene encoding 6,7-dimethyl-8-ribityllumazine synthase, with amino-acid sequence MARTFEGEADGKDLTIAVVVSRFNKEITDRLLEGARDALSRQGMAERADIAYVPGSFELPLAALRLARTGRYDAVVCLGAVLRGETAHFEYVAGQAAAGIARVSLDTGLPVIFGVVTAETLEQALERSGGRLGNKGYDAVLAAIEMANLLKKIDSGAQGKQRGSQRKGR; translated from the coding sequence TTGGCGAGGACCTTCGAGGGTGAAGCGGACGGCAAAGACCTCACTATCGCCGTCGTCGTCTCCCGCTTCAACAAAGAGATAACCGACCGCCTGCTCGAGGGCGCCCGCGACGCCCTCTCGCGACAGGGGATGGCGGAGCGCGCCGATATCGCCTACGTGCCCGGCTCCTTCGAGCTGCCGCTTGCCGCTCTCCGGCTGGCGCGGACGGGCAGATACGACGCGGTGGTGTGTTTGGGCGCCGTTCTGCGCGGCGAGACGGCGCACTTCGAGTACGTCGCCGGTCAGGCGGCGGCGGGAATAGCGCGGGTCAGCCTCGATACAGGGCTGCCGGTCATCTTCGGCGTTGTGACGGCGGAAACGCTGGAGCAGGCGCTTGAGCGCAGCGGCGGCCGGCTGGGAAACAAAGGGTACGATGCGGTGCTTGCGGCAATCGAGATGGCCAATTTGTTGAAGAAAATCGACAGCGGCGCACAGGGGAAGCAGAGGGGGAGTCAGAGAAAGGGAAGGTAA
- a CDS encoding radical SAM protein, whose protein sequence is MLGVTRLLCGTVTPGDALRFGRLSGELPPHLLHYSRDKKPVIAWNVTRRCNLHCAHCYTDSFDKEYEGELTTAEAKRVIDDLAWFGSPVILFTGGEPLLRPDLPELVAHAVHYGIRAVISTNGTLLVHAAARELKEIGVSYVGVSIDGPAPVHDRFRGSLGAFEEALQGIRNCRDVGLRVGLRVTLTSFSYPYIDEILDLVEEEGIPRICFYHLAYAGRGDRIVKYDLTHEETRSAVDTIFDRTLDFHRRGNTKDILTVDNHTDGVYLYLRVKEREPQRAAEVYEMLRWQGGNQSGIAVGNIDYLGNVHADQFSWGYSFGNVRERPFSEIWTDTGDPVMAALKDRAGRIGGKCGMCPYFEICNGNLRARALSRFNDMWAEDPACYLTDAELGITRQEARA, encoded by the coding sequence ATGCTGGGAGTCACCAGACTGCTGTGCGGCACCGTCACACCGGGCGACGCCCTCCGCTTCGGGCGCCTCTCCGGAGAGTTGCCGCCGCACCTCCTGCACTACTCGCGCGACAAGAAACCCGTTATCGCCTGGAACGTCACCCGACGCTGCAACCTCCACTGCGCCCACTGCTACACCGACTCGTTCGACAAGGAGTACGAGGGTGAGCTGACGACGGCGGAGGCGAAGCGCGTGATCGACGACCTCGCATGGTTCGGCTCGCCGGTAATCCTGTTCACCGGCGGCGAGCCGCTGCTCCGGCCGGACCTGCCGGAGCTGGTGGCCCACGCCGTCCACTACGGAATACGCGCCGTTATCTCCACCAACGGCACGCTCCTCGTCCACGCCGCGGCGCGCGAGCTGAAGGAGATCGGCGTGTCCTACGTGGGCGTGAGCATCGACGGGCCGGCCCCCGTCCACGACCGCTTCCGGGGCAGCCTGGGCGCCTTCGAGGAGGCCTTGCAGGGAATCCGCAACTGCCGCGACGTGGGCCTGCGCGTGGGGCTGCGCGTCACCCTCACCAGCTTCAGCTACCCGTACATCGATGAGATCCTCGACCTCGTGGAAGAGGAGGGCATACCGCGCATCTGCTTCTACCACCTCGCCTACGCCGGCCGCGGCGACCGCATCGTGAAGTATGACCTCACGCACGAGGAGACACGCTCTGCCGTAGATACTATCTTCGACCGCACCCTCGACTTCCACCGGCGCGGTAACACTAAGGACATCTTGACCGTTGACAACCACACCGACGGCGTCTACCTGTACCTGCGGGTGAAGGAGCGCGAGCCGCAGCGGGCGGCCGAGGTCTACGAGATGCTGCGCTGGCAGGGCGGCAACCAGTCGGGGATCGCCGTCGGCAACATCGACTACCTGGGCAACGTGCATGCCGACCAGTTTAGCTGGGGCTACAGCTTCGGCAACGTGCGCGAGCGTCCCTTCAGCGAGATATGGACCGACACCGGCGACCCCGTGATGGCGGCGCTGAAGGACCGCGCGGGCCGTATCGGCGGGAAGTGCGGGATGTGCCCTTACTTCGAGATATGCAACGGCAACCTGCGGGCGCGGGCGCTTTCGCGCTTCAACGACATGTGGGCGGAGGACCCCGCCTGCTACCTGACGGACGCCGAGCTGGGCATCACGCGGCAGGAGGCGCGAGCCTGA
- a CDS encoding bifunctional 3,4-dihydroxy-2-butanone-4-phosphate synthase/GTP cyclohydrolase II yields the protein MRPAASSDLASVEEAIEQYQKGRFVIIIDDQERENEGDLTLPAQFVDADAINFMARYGRGLICIAMTGERLDELRIPMMVGRNDSRFGTGFTVSVEARHGVTTGISAADRAHTVRVLVDPHTCPDDLVMPGHMFPLRARDGGVLVRAGQTEASVDLCKIAGLYPAAVLCEIMNADGTMARLPNLKRFAARHKLAIVSVNQLISYRMRKDRLVQRVAETVLPTAHGQFRAIAYRSLIDPDEHLALVLGDIESPEPVLVRVHSQCVTGDVFGSLRCDCGEQIDQALRRISEEGRGVLLYMRQEGRGIGLHNKLRAYALQDKGMDTVEANHALGFPADRRDYGIGMQILVDLGVREMRLLTNNPSKRAGLEGYGLKVVERIPIVVKPNSFNMRYLETKRKKLGHLLKAEGDAQY from the coding sequence GTGAGACCAGCGGCATCCAGCGATCTGGCGTCGGTAGAAGAGGCCATCGAGCAGTACCAGAAGGGCCGCTTCGTCATCATCATTGATGACCAGGAGCGCGAGAACGAGGGCGATCTCACCCTTCCCGCGCAGTTCGTCGACGCCGACGCCATCAACTTCATGGCGCGCTACGGCCGTGGCCTCATATGCATAGCGATGACGGGCGAGCGGCTCGACGAGTTGCGCATCCCGATGATGGTGGGCCGCAACGATTCACGCTTCGGCACCGGCTTCACCGTTTCCGTTGAGGCGCGGCACGGGGTCACGACGGGCATCTCGGCCGCCGACAGGGCGCACACCGTCCGCGTGCTGGTGGACCCGCACACTTGCCCCGACGACCTGGTGATGCCGGGGCACATGTTCCCTCTGCGCGCGCGCGACGGCGGCGTCCTTGTGCGGGCGGGCCAGACGGAGGCGTCGGTGGACCTCTGCAAGATCGCGGGGCTCTATCCCGCCGCCGTCCTGTGCGAGATCATGAACGCGGATGGCACGATGGCGCGCCTCCCCAACCTCAAACGTTTCGCGGCGCGACACAAGCTCGCCATCGTCAGCGTCAACCAGCTCATCAGCTACCGGATGCGGAAAGACAGGCTGGTGCAGCGGGTGGCGGAAACGGTGCTTCCCACCGCCCACGGCCAGTTCCGCGCCATCGCCTACCGCAGCCTGATCGACCCCGACGAGCACCTGGCGCTGGTGCTGGGGGACATCGAATCGCCGGAGCCGGTGCTCGTGCGCGTCCATAGCCAGTGCGTGACCGGCGACGTCTTCGGCAGCCTGCGGTGCGACTGCGGCGAGCAGATCGACCAGGCGCTGCGCCGCATCAGTGAGGAGGGGCGGGGCGTACTGCTTTACATGCGCCAGGAGGGCAGGGGCATCGGCCTGCACAACAAGCTGCGGGCCTACGCGCTGCAGGACAAGGGGATGGACACGGTGGAGGCGAACCACGCCCTCGGCTTTCCCGCAGACCGCCGCGACTACGGCATCGGCATGCAGATTCTGGTCGACCTGGGGGTGCGCGAGATGCGCCTGCTGACGAACAATCCGTCGAAGCGCGCCGGCCTGGAAGGCTACGGGCTCAAGGTGGTGGAGCGCATCCCGATCGTTGTCAAGCCCAACTCCTTCAACATGCGCTACCTGGAAACCAAACGCAAGAAGCTGGGCCACCTCCTGAAGGCGGAGGGAGACGCGCAGTATTAG
- a CDS encoding translation elongation factor-like protein, with amino-acid sequence MAEEKVGVVSDFFARISVAGINLSAPLCVGDTIRIKGHTTDFEQRVDSMQIEHEQVEEAKAGQSVGIKVQDRCRHGDEVFKIT; translated from the coding sequence ATGGCCGAGGAAAAGGTCGGCGTGGTGAGCGACTTCTTCGCTCGCATCAGCGTGGCCGGCATTAACCTATCGGCGCCTCTGTGCGTAGGCGACACCATCCGCATTAAGGGTCACACGACCGACTTTGAGCAGAGAGTGGACTCCATGCAGATCGAGCACGAGCAGGTCGAGGAGGCGAAGGCCGGCCAGTCGGTGGGGATCAAGGTACAGGACCGCTGCCGCCACGGCGATGAGGTCTTCAAGATAACCTGA
- the cobA gene encoding uroporphyrinogen-III C-methyltransferase → MSEARAGKVSLVGAGPGDPGLITVAGVERLARAEVVVYDRLADQRLLKLAPPEAERISVGKAPGGHTMSQEEINTLLVAKAREGKRVVRLKGGDPFVFGRGGEEAETLVAAGIPFEVIPGVTSAVAAPAYAGIPVTHRRAASSFVVVTGHEDPTKAEGAVDWGRVAKGADTLVVLMGGANLGEIARQIIEGGRPPDEPAAVVRWGTTPQQQVVTGTLADIAARVAEAGLTPPVIIVVGRVVGLRETLRWFDNRPLFGKRVLVTRGREQADVLSQALAEAGAEAVELPAIEIVPRVPRRRLREALERLERGEYEWLIFTSANGVDVFFDALRRERRDARALGRALVCAIGPATAEALLRRGIVADVIPERFIAEGIVEALAQRDVAGKRALWVRARGARRALALGLSRLGASVDDLPLYRAEAPREVDAETLRRVRDREIDIVTFASPSAVRNLAKLLGLPAGRQGGDVSALQAARIATIGPVTSRAVRRLGLRVDVEAREHTIEGLLRSLVKSAASAAEA, encoded by the coding sequence GTGAGCGAAGCCCGCGCAGGCAAGGTGTCACTTGTCGGAGCCGGCCCCGGCGATCCGGGCCTCATCACCGTCGCCGGCGTCGAGCGGCTGGCCCGCGCCGAGGTCGTCGTCTACGATCGCCTCGCCGACCAGCGCCTGTTGAAGCTAGCCCCGCCTGAGGCCGAGCGCATATCGGTAGGCAAGGCGCCCGGCGGCCACACGATGTCGCAGGAGGAGATAAACACCCTCCTCGTCGCGAAGGCGCGCGAGGGAAAGCGGGTGGTGCGGCTCAAGGGCGGCGACCCCTTCGTGTTCGGGCGCGGCGGCGAAGAGGCAGAGACGCTGGTCGCCGCTGGCATCCCGTTCGAGGTCATTCCCGGCGTCACCTCGGCGGTCGCGGCGCCGGCGTATGCGGGCATCCCCGTCACGCACCGGCGGGCCGCGTCGTCCTTCGTAGTCGTGACCGGTCACGAAGACCCGACGAAGGCGGAGGGCGCGGTCGATTGGGGGCGCGTTGCGAAGGGCGCCGACACGCTGGTGGTCCTGATGGGCGGCGCGAACCTGGGCGAGATCGCGCGGCAGATCATCGAGGGCGGACGCCCTCCCGACGAGCCGGCCGCGGTCGTGCGCTGGGGGACGACGCCGCAGCAGCAGGTGGTGACCGGCACCCTCGCCGACATCGCGGCGCGCGTCGCTGAGGCCGGACTGACGCCCCCCGTCATCATCGTGGTGGGACGCGTGGTCGGCCTGCGCGAGACGCTCCGCTGGTTCGACAACCGGCCTCTCTTCGGCAAGCGGGTGCTGGTGACGCGAGGCCGCGAGCAGGCAGATGTCCTCTCGCAAGCGCTCGCCGAAGCGGGCGCGGAGGCCGTTGAGCTGCCCGCCATTGAGATCGTGCCGCGGGTGCCGCGCAGGCGGCTGCGGGAGGCGCTGGAACGGCTGGAGCGCGGCGAGTACGAGTGGCTCATCTTCACGAGCGCGAACGGGGTCGACGTTTTCTTCGACGCTCTGCGACGGGAGCGGCGCGACGCGCGCGCGCTGGGCCGCGCCCTCGTCTGCGCCATCGGCCCGGCGACGGCGGAGGCGCTGCTGCGCCGCGGCATCGTAGCCGACGTGATACCGGAGCGCTTCATCGCCGAAGGCATCGTGGAGGCGCTGGCGCAGCGCGACGTCGCGGGGAAGCGCGCGCTCTGGGTGCGGGCCCGCGGCGCGCGGCGTGCCCTGGCACTGGGGCTCTCGCGGCTGGGCGCAAGCGTCGACGATCTGCCGCTCTACCGCGCGGAGGCGCCGCGCGAGGTGGACGCGGAGACGCTGCGCCGCGTGCGCGACCGCGAGATCGATATCGTGACGTTTGCCAGCCCGTCGGCGGTGCGCAATCTCGCGAAGCTGCTGGGCCTGCCTGCCGGTAGGCAGGGCGGCGACGTGTCGGCGCTGCAAGCGGCGCGGATCGCCACCATCGGGCCCGTCACGTCGCGGGCCGTCCGGCGGCTGGGGCTGCGGGTCGACGTCGAAGCTCGCGAGCACACCATCGAGGGGCTGCTCCGTTCTCTCGTCAAATCTGCGGCAAGTGCCGCAGAAGCTTGA
- a CDS encoding riboflavin synthase — MFTGIIEEVGIVREAKDGTLVIEARRTLWGTNLGDSIAVNGVDLTVAHMDEESFTFNVMPETYRKSNLGELSRGDPVNLERSLTLASRLSGHLVRGVVEGTGRVLSFTPEADAVLARYSAPPELMRYVVKKGPIAVDGVSLTVVERDESSFLVSLVAYTQQNTNLTRRKEGDAVNLETDIIARYVGQLLEQRGRA; from the coding sequence ATGTTCACGGGAATCATTGAGGAAGTAGGCATCGTGAGAGAGGCGAAGGACGGCACGCTCGTCATCGAGGCGCGGCGCACTCTCTGGGGCACCAACCTCGGCGACAGCATCGCCGTCAACGGCGTCGATCTCACTGTCGCGCATATGGACGAGGAAAGCTTCACCTTCAACGTCATGCCCGAGACCTACCGCAAGAGCAACCTGGGCGAGCTTTCGCGCGGCGACCCCGTGAACCTGGAGCGGTCGCTCACCCTCGCCAGCCGGCTCAGCGGCCATCTCGTGCGCGGCGTCGTCGAAGGGACGGGGCGCGTGCTGTCGTTCACGCCCGAAGCCGACGCCGTCCTCGCGCGCTACTCCGCGCCGCCGGAGCTGATGCGCTACGTCGTGAAGAAGGGTCCGATAGCCGTCGATGGCGTGAGCCTGACGGTAGTCGAGCGCGACGAGTCGTCTTTCCTCGTCTCGCTTGTCGCGTACACGCAGCAGAACACAAACCTCACTCGCCGTAAAGAAGGCGATGCGGTAAACTTGGAAACGGACATCATCGCCCGCTACGTGGGGCAGCTCCTCGAACAGCGCGGCAGAGCTTAG
- the hemB gene encoding porphobilinogen synthase has product MGERDRAFPRFRRLRSAEGLRRLVRETRLSPEELVYPLFVVHGTGVRNEIPSMPGQHQLSLDQLPAEAQELRSLGIPAVLLFGIPASKDDEGSEAYADDGIVQQAVRALKQADPDLPVITDVCLCEYTSHGHCGIVREGEVDNDATLPLLARTAVSHARAGADMVAPSAMMDGQVAAIRAALDEAGFVQTPIMSYSAKYASAFYGPFREAAESAPQFGDRRGYQMDPPNAREALREIESDIAEGADIVMVKPALAYLDVLGRARARFDVPLAAYNVSGEYAMIKAAAANGWLDEQRVTLEVLTAIKRAGADIVITYHAKEAARWLRQSG; this is encoded by the coding sequence GTGGGAGAGCGAGACCGAGCCTTCCCTCGTTTTCGCAGGCTTCGGAGCGCGGAAGGCCTGCGGCGGCTGGTGAGGGAGACGAGGCTGTCGCCGGAGGAGCTCGTCTACCCGCTGTTCGTCGTCCACGGCACGGGCGTCCGCAACGAGATACCGTCGATGCCCGGCCAGCACCAGCTATCGCTCGACCAGCTTCCCGCCGAGGCGCAGGAGCTGCGGTCGCTCGGCATACCGGCCGTCCTCCTCTTCGGCATACCGGCGTCGAAGGACGACGAGGGGTCGGAGGCGTACGCCGACGACGGCATCGTGCAGCAGGCGGTGCGCGCTCTCAAGCAGGCGGACCCCGACCTGCCCGTCATCACCGACGTCTGCCTCTGCGAGTACACGAGCCACGGACATTGCGGCATTGTCCGCGAGGGCGAGGTCGATAACGACGCCACCCTACCGCTGCTCGCCCGCACCGCCGTCTCTCACGCGCGGGCGGGCGCCGACATGGTCGCCCCGTCGGCGATGATGGACGGCCAGGTGGCGGCGATCCGGGCCGCGCTCGACGAGGCGGGCTTCGTTCAGACCCCGATAATGTCGTACTCCGCGAAGTACGCGTCGGCGTTCTACGGGCCGTTCCGCGAGGCGGCGGAATCGGCGCCCCAGTTCGGCGATCGGCGCGGCTACCAGATGGACCCGCCGAACGCCCGCGAGGCGCTGCGCGAGATCGAAAGCGACATCGCCGAGGGAGCGGACATCGTGATGGTGAAGCCGGCGCTCGCCTATCTCGACGTGCTGGGGCGGGCCCGCGCCCGCTTCGACGTCCCCCTGGCGGCCTACAACGTGAGCGGCGAGTACGCTATGATAAAGGCGGCGGCCGCCAACGGCTGGCTCGATGAGCAGCGGGTAACCCTCGAGGTGCTGACGGCGATCAAGCGCGCGGGCGCCGACATCGTCATCACGTATCACGCGAAGGAAGCGGCGCGCTGGCTCCGCCAATCGGGGTAG
- the hemC gene encoding hydroxymethylbilane synthase — MTAARAFVVGTRGSLLARRQTDIILEILSKRHPETRFGVEVIRTTGDRRADEPLHQMREEGVFVKELESALLAGQIDLAVHSLKDMPVDTTAGLVIAAVAKREDPRDALVTRDGLKLRDLPPGARIATDSLRRACQLRALRPDLRIVSIRGNVDTRIRKVEAGEAEGVVMAAAALARMGWMGRAADIMDERSMLPAPGQGAIALETRADDAAARETASAANDTDSERATTAERAFLRRLGGGCRVPIAALGRIENGEMHLVGLVGDATGERIVRGEIAGPADGAESLGARLAERLLSEGAQELLKEDA; from the coding sequence GTGACAGCCGCACGCGCCTTCGTGGTCGGTACTCGCGGCAGCCTCCTCGCCCGCCGCCAGACGGACATCATCCTCGAGATTCTCAGTAAACGTCACCCCGAAACGCGCTTCGGGGTAGAGGTCATACGGACGACGGGCGACCGTCGCGCCGACGAGCCGCTGCACCAGATGCGCGAGGAGGGCGTCTTCGTCAAGGAGCTGGAGTCGGCCCTGCTGGCGGGACAGATCGACCTGGCGGTGCACAGCCTGAAGGACATGCCTGTCGACACCACGGCCGGCCTGGTCATCGCCGCCGTGGCGAAGCGGGAAGACCCCCGCGACGCCCTGGTGACGCGCGACGGCCTAAAGCTGCGCGATCTCCCGCCCGGGGCGCGCATCGCCACCGATAGTCTGCGCCGCGCCTGCCAGCTCCGCGCCCTGCGCCCCGACCTGCGCATCGTGAGTATCCGCGGCAACGTGGACACGCGCATCCGCAAGGTGGAGGCGGGCGAGGCGGAGGGCGTGGTCATGGCGGCGGCGGCGCTGGCGCGGATGGGGTGGATGGGGCGCGCGGCGGATATAATGGACGAACGGTCGATGCTCCCCGCGCCCGGTCAGGGGGCGATCGCACTCGAGACTCGGGCGGACGACGCAGCCGCGCGCGAAACGGCGTCCGCTGCCAACGACACCGATTCGGAGCGCGCGACCACCGCAGAGAGAGCGTTCCTCCGCCGTCTCGGCGGGGGCTGTCGCGTCCCAATCGCGGCGCTCGGGCGCATCGAGAACGGCGAGATGCATCTTGTCGGCCTCGTCGGCGACGCCACGGGCGAGCGCATCGTGCGCGGCGAAATCGCGGGCCCGGCGGACGGGGCGGAATCGCTGGGCGCGCGCCTGGCGGAACGGCTGCTTTCGGAGGGGGCCCAGGAGCTGCTGAAGGAGGACGCGTGA
- a CDS encoding bifunctional precorrin-2 dehydrogenase/sirohydrochlorin ferrochelatase has protein sequence MSYYPLFLEMKGRRCLVVGGGLVAQRKVEGLLAAEATVTVVSPELTPEMASLRDGQRIEHRAREYRRGDLEGFSIVVAATDDAAVNTRVAREARQKGTWVNVVDEPEQCDFILPSVIRRGDVVLAISTGGLSPALARWLREELEGYLSEDFDRLARLLAETRRELRESGVSPDAEAWQRAIDGRLRELLSAGRYAEAKARLLSILKAGPKLQA, from the coding sequence ATGAGCTACTACCCGCTGTTCCTGGAGATGAAGGGGCGTCGCTGCCTGGTCGTCGGCGGCGGGCTGGTGGCGCAGCGCAAGGTCGAAGGGCTGCTGGCGGCGGAAGCGACGGTGACGGTGGTCAGCCCCGAGCTCACGCCGGAGATGGCGTCACTCAGGGACGGACAGCGCATCGAGCACCGAGCGCGGGAGTACCGGCGGGGTGACCTCGAAGGCTTCTCTATCGTCGTTGCGGCGACGGACGACGCTGCCGTCAACACGCGTGTCGCGCGGGAGGCGAGGCAGAAGGGGACGTGGGTGAACGTGGTCGATGAGCCGGAGCAGTGCGACTTCATCTTGCCGTCCGTCATCCGGCGCGGCGACGTCGTCCTGGCGATTTCGACCGGCGGCCTCAGTCCCGCCCTCGCGCGCTGGCTGCGGGAGGAGCTGGAGGGCTACCTCTCGGAGGACTTCGACCGCCTGGCGCGGCTGCTGGCGGAAACGCGCCGCGAACTGCGCGAAAGCGGCGTCTCGCCGGACGCGGAAGCGTGGCAGCGCGCCATCGACGGCCGGCTGCGCGAACTGCTAAGCGCCGGCCGCTACGCGGAGGCGAAGGCGCGCCTGCTATCGATACTGAAGGCGGGCCCTAAGTTGCAGGCCTAG
- the ribD gene encoding bifunctional diaminohydroxyphosphoribosylaminopyrimidine deaminase/5-amino-6-(5-phosphoribosylamino)uracil reductase RibD, translating into MTAKASRMEPMRRALELARQALGSTSPNPAVGAVVVKGGRVVGQGYTQPPGGPHAEIVALREAGNAARGSVLYVTLEPCCHEGRTGACTKAIIDAGVREVRFSHIDPDPNVSGRGKQALEEAGIAVRVGEGEAEARRINEAYIKHRATGLPFVIAKFAVSLDGKIAATSGDSRWVSSPESREWAHRQRTQIDAIIVGVRTVLVDDPELTARPGGSAEGARQPLRIVADSRGRTPERARVLSGPAKTLIVTTRRSRASWRRAMTAKGAEVLVAPSYRGKTDLLELLRELGRRPVLSLLVEGGGGLLGGFFDRGLVDKVQAIIAPMIIGGERSPTAVAGRGARRMDEALRLREVAVERLGSDLLVTGYVSEQTRPQGM; encoded by the coding sequence ATGACGGCGAAGGCCAGTCGAATGGAGCCTATGCGGCGCGCCCTGGAGCTTGCCCGACAGGCGCTGGGCAGCACAAGCCCCAACCCGGCCGTGGGCGCGGTCGTCGTAAAAGGGGGACGCGTTGTCGGCCAGGGCTATACACAGCCGCCGGGCGGACCGCACGCGGAGATCGTCGCGCTGCGGGAGGCGGGCAACGCCGCGCGCGGCTCCGTCCTCTACGTCACGCTCGAGCCCTGCTGCCACGAAGGGCGCACCGGCGCCTGCACGAAGGCGATCATCGACGCGGGCGTCCGCGAAGTCCGCTTCTCCCACATCGATCCCGACCCCAACGTGTCGGGGCGCGGCAAGCAGGCGCTGGAGGAAGCGGGGATTGCCGTGCGCGTCGGCGAGGGCGAAGCGGAGGCGCGGCGAATCAACGAGGCGTACATCAAGCACCGCGCCACCGGCCTGCCCTTCGTCATCGCTAAGTTCGCGGTCAGCCTCGACGGCAAGATCGCGGCGACGAGCGGCGACTCCCGCTGGGTGAGCAGCCCGGAGTCGCGGGAGTGGGCGCACCGGCAGCGGACGCAGATCGACGCCATCATCGTCGGCGTGCGCACGGTGCTGGTCGACGACCCGGAGCTGACGGCGCGGCCCGGCGGCAGCGCAGAGGGCGCGCGGCAGCCGCTGCGCATCGTCGCCGACAGCCGCGGCCGGACGCCGGAGAGGGCGAGGGTGCTATCGGGGCCGGCAAAGACGCTTATCGTTACTACGCGCCGCTCGCGGGCCTCCTGGCGGCGGGCGATGACGGCGAAAGGGGCCGAAGTGCTCGTAGCGCCCTCCTACCGGGGCAAGACCGACCTGCTGGAGTTGCTGCGCGAGCTGGGACGGCGCCCGGTGCTGAGCCTGCTCGTCGAAGGCGGCGGCGGGCTGCTCGGCGGGTTCTTCGACAGGGGGCTCGTGGACAAGGTGCAGGCGATAATCGCCCCCATGATCATCGGCGGGGAGCGCTCACCGACCGCCGTTGCCGGCAGGGGCGCCCGGCGCATGGACGAGGCGCTGCGCCTGCGCGAAGTGGCCGTCGAGCGCCTGGGCAGCGACTTGCTGGTCACCGGCTACGTCAGCGAGCAGACGCGCCCGCAAGGGATGTAG
- the hemA gene encoding glutamyl-tRNA reductase, protein MNGLFLAGISHKTAPVGARERLAFSGDELPEALSRLHCELGKGVILSTCNRTELYLDAPGGCDMRTEALAFLARAKGLPEPPPEERFYFLQRQEAVRHLFRVAAGVDSMVVGEAEILGQVRSAFVAAVEAGCNDPYLSRLFHSAIRVGRRARAETSIGRNVVSVSSLAVRLAKKTLGDLASLSVLVISAGEAGKLAASALRENGASRIFVTSRTLERARRLAADLGGQALPFSRLPSALAESDIVISSTGAPSFLIQPETVKEAMVRRDGRSLLFIDIAVPRDVHPSVREIEGVHLYDIDDLQAAAEANLRSRLKEVAKVEAMVEEEANRFGDWARSLRALPTVAAIRKQAEAVRQAELARTFARLPGLSDEERARIEALSAAIVKKLLHRPIARLKAKEYGHLYVQAARELFGIDDEGGRDS, encoded by the coding sequence ATGAACGGGCTTTTCTTGGCGGGCATCAGCCACAAGACGGCGCCGGTGGGCGCGCGCGAGCGGCTCGCGTTCAGCGGCGATGAGCTGCCGGAGGCCCTATCCCGCCTCCACTGCGAGCTGGGGAAGGGCGTTATTCTCTCGACCTGCAACCGCACGGAGCTCTACCTGGACGCCCCAGGCGGCTGCGACATGCGGACGGAAGCGCTGGCGTTCCTCGCCCGCGCGAAAGGGCTGCCGGAGCCGCCGCCGGAGGAAAGGTTCTACTTCCTCCAACGACAGGAAGCGGTGCGCCACCTGTTCCGCGTCGCCGCCGGTGTCGATTCGATGGTCGTGGGCGAGGCGGAGATCCTGGGGCAGGTGCGCTCGGCGTTCGTGGCGGCGGTCGAGGCCGGCTGCAACGACCCCTACCTCTCGCGGCTCTTCCACTCGGCGATTCGGGTAGGACGCCGCGCCCGCGCCGAGACCTCGATCGGCCGCAACGTCGTATCGGTGAGCTCGCTGGCGGTGCGCCTGGCGAAGAAGACGCTGGGCGACCTGGCGTCGCTCTCCGTGCTCGTGATCAGCGCCGGCGAAGCGGGAAAGCTGGCCGCTTCCGCCCTCCGCGAGAACGGCGCCTCCCGCATCTTTGTGACGAGCCGCACCCTTGAGCGCGCGCGCCGTCTCGCAGCCGACCTCGGCGGGCAGGCGCTGCCCTTTTCGCGGCTTCCCAGCGCCCTCGCCGAAAGCGATATCGTCATCTCCTCCACGGGCGCGCCCTCTTTCCTTATCCAGCCCGAGACGGTGAAGGAGGCGATGGTGCGCCGTGACGGGCGAAGCCTGCTCTTCATCGATATCGCCGTCCCCCGCGACGTCCACCCTTCGGTGCGCGAGATCGAGGGCGTTCACCTGTACGACATCGACGACCTCCAGGCGGCGGCCGAGGCCAACCTCCGCTCGCGCCTGAAGGAGGTCGCGAAGGTGGAAGCGATGGTCGAGGAGGAGGCGAACCGCTTCGGCGACTGGGCGCGCTCACTACGCGCCCTGCCTACGGTTGCCGCCATCCGCAAGCAGGCCGAGGCGGTGCGACAGGCGGAGCTAGCGCGCACTTTCGCCCGCCTGCCCGGCCTGTCGGACGAGGAGCGAGCGCGCATCGAGGCGCTTTCGGCGGCGATCGTCAAGAAGCTGCTCCACCGGCCCATCGCCCGCCTCAAGGCGAAGGAGTACGGACATCTGTACGTCCAGGCCGCCCGCGAACTGTTCGGGATCGACGACGAAGGGGGGCGCGACTCCTGA